Proteins from a single region of Apium graveolens cultivar Ventura chromosome 7, ASM990537v1, whole genome shotgun sequence:
- the LOC141671277 gene encoding uncharacterized protein LOC141671277, which produces MNISKFIYISSLLLLLCLSLSALPGTATRAPPKGSSSNSGGGNFPGSGNYGYPGNIPPAYRGIIGGGGSGGWGGGYGGPSGGSGSGGVVRPVVTCKVKGPCYGKKLQCPSKCFSSWSRSGKGYGGGGGGGGCNMDCKKKCTASCSTE; this is translated from the coding sequence ATGAACATTTCCAAATTCATCTATATCTCCTCTCTCTTGCTTCTCCTCTGCCTCTCTCTCTCAGCCCTACCAGGAACAGCTACCAGAGCCCCACCGAAAGGCAGTAGCAGCAACAGTGGTGGTGGCAACTTCCCTGGTAGCGGGAATTATGGATATCCTGGTAACATACCACCAGCATATCGTGGAATCATTGGTGGCGGTGGATCAGGAGGATGGGGTGGCGGATATGGTGGTCCAAGTGGTGGCTCTGGCAGTGGTGGGGTGGTGAGGCCTGTTGTGACATGCAAAGTTAAGGGGCCTTGTTATGGCAAAAAACTGCAGTGTCCGTCCAAGTGTTTCAGTTCTTGGAGTCGTTCCGGTAAGGGCTATGGTGGTGGAGGCGGTGGAGGGGGATGCAACATGGACTGCAAGAAGAAGTGTACTGCTTCTTGCTCAACTGAGTAA